The following are encoded together in the Panicum virgatum strain AP13 chromosome 6K, P.virgatum_v5, whole genome shotgun sequence genome:
- the LOC120713402 gene encoding norbelladine synthase-like gives MKGSTVHEHETDVPASDLWAIYGTLRAAELTVELLPHILAKFEVISGDGGVGIPGLESYKEFTKVDNENYVKEATVIDGDLLKLGFLFYMIRIEVIAKGPGSSVVRTTVEYEIDDAHPELEAVARAAPFGVIAVKLSEHAKEKKVITQAAS, from the exons ATGAAGGGGAGCACGGTCCACGAGCACGAGACCGACGTCCCCGCCTCCGACCTGTGGGCGATCTATGGCAcgctccgcgccgccgagcttacGGTGGAGCTGCTCCCGCATATCCTGGCCAAGTTCGAGGTCatcagcggcgacggcggcgtcg GTATTCCGGGCCTGGAGAGTTACAAGGAGTTCACCAAGGTTGACAACGAGAACTACGTCAAGGAGGCGACGGTGATCGATGGTGACCTCCTGAAGCTGGGGTTCCTCTTCTACATGATACGGATCGAGGTCATCGCGAAGGGGCCCGGCTCGTCGGTGGTACGAACGACTGTCGAGTACGAGATTGATGACGCGCACCCGGAGCTTGAAGCTGTGGCGAGAGCGGCGCCTTTCGGTGTGATCGCCGTGAAATTATCCGAGCATGCCAAGGAGAAGAAGGTCATCACTCAGGCAGCCTCTTGA
- the LOC120712234 gene encoding mitochondrial carrier protein MTM1-like → MAGCSRGSLPTWMTAASSRVDLTGGAVSPSHQGSPSPSPSGPEPAAGADQELGMFERALSAAGAAFVSAIIVNPLDVAKTRLQAQAAGVLYHYPPQVAALGPDAILSEFRCSPSCTRGLIFGSEPVCPPDCFQYKGTLDVFLKVVRQEGFGRLWRGTNAGLALAVPTVGIYLPCYDIFRNWIEDFTRSNAPGLTAYAPLVAGSVARSLACIACSPIELARTRMQAYKEFRPGVKPPGMWKTLVGVLSPLASSSQSVQNYRVLWTGVGAQLARDVPFSGICWSTLEPIRRKLLGLVGEEGNAASVLGANFAAGFVAGSLAAGATCPLDVAKTRRQIEKDTEKAMRMTTRQTLTEIWRSAGVKGLFTGVGPRVARAGPSVGIVVSFYEVVKYALHQRNAS, encoded by the exons ATGGCGGGCTGCTCCAGGGGCTCCCTCCCCACCTGGAtgaccgccgcctcctcgcgggtcgacctcaccggcggcgccgtATCGCCGTCGCATCAGGGTTCCCCCTCCCCGTCCCCCTCGGGCCCCGAGCCGGCCGCGGGGGCGGACCAGGAGCTCGGGATGTTCGAGCGcgcgctctccgccgccggcgccgccttcgtCTCCGCCATCATCGTCAACCCCCTCGACGTCGCCAAG ACGAGGTTgcaggcgcaggcggcgggGGTGCTGTACCATTACCCTCCCCAGGTGGCGGCGCTCGGCCCGGATGCG ATCCTTTCTGAATTCAGATGTTCTCCGTCATGCACTCGTGGTCTCATATTCGGAAGCGAGCCTGTTTGCCCTCCTGATTGCTTCCAGTACAAGGGAACACTTGATGTATTCTTGAAAGTAGTTAGACAG GAGGGATTCGGTAGATTGTGGAGAGGAACAAATGCAGGCTTGGCATTAGCTGTACCAACT GTTGGAATATACTTGCCTTGCTATGATATATTCCGCAACTGGATTGAGGATTTCACAAGAAGTAATGCTCCAGGATTGACAGCATATGCCCCGCTAGTAGCAGGATCAGTTGCACGTTCATTAGCATGTATTGCTTGTTCCCCAATTGAGCTAGCAAGGACACGTATGCAG GCCTATAAAGAATTTCGCCCTGGCGTAAAGCCTCCTGGAATGTGGAAAACCTTGGTTGGTGTTCTCTCGCCACTTGCAAGTTCGAGTCAGAGTG TACAAAACTACCGTGTTCTGTGGACTGGGGTGGGCGCACAACTTGCTCGGGATGTTCCTTTCTCTGGTATATGCTGGTCAACTCTTGAGCCC ATTCGAAGAAAACTGCTTGGTCTTGTTGGAGAAGAAGGCAATGCAGCTAGTGTATTGGGAGCAAATTTTGCTGCCGGCTTTGTAGCAGGCAGTCTTGCTGCTGGTGCTACATGCCCTCTGGATGTTGCAAAAACAAGGAGACAGATAGAG AAGGATACTGAGAAGGCAATGAGAATGACTACACGGCAAACATTAACTGAGATATGGAG GTCTGCAGGTGTGAAAGGTTTGTTCACTGGGGTTGGCCCACGCGTGGCTCGTGCTGGTCCATCAGTTGGCATTGTGGTTTCCTTTTACGAGGTTGTCAAGTATGCTCTCCATCAAAGGAACGCCTCATGA